The Humulus lupulus chromosome 4, drHumLupu1.1, whole genome shotgun sequence genome has a window encoding:
- the LOC133831944 gene encoding secreted RxLR effector protein 161-like, protein MSNSNTVSTPVAQHFKLSLSQPPSTDAERQIMGKIPYASCVGGLMYLMVCTRPYLAHAMSVVSKLIANPRTQHWAALKRILRYLKGTLETILGGCVSWKSNMQKVVALSSTEAEYMDATEAITEAIWLKGFTTKLSIKGKGASLHELSSKLRVLERKKIESCPSFVKFECTLSWCKTPYL, encoded by the exons ATGAGTAACTCTAATACGGTATCTACACCTGTAGCTCAACACTTTAAGCTTTCTCTGTCACAACCTCCCAGTACTGATGCAGAAAGACAGATTATGGGTAAGATTCCCTATGCTAGTTGTGTTGGTGGCTTGATGTACTTGATGGTGTGTACAAGACCATATTTAGCTCATGCAATGAGTGTAGTAAGCAAGTTAATTGCAAATCCTAGAACACAACATTGGGCCGCATTAAAACGGATACTCAGGTATTTGAAGGGAACTCTTGAAACAA TACTTGGAGGCTGTGTTAGTTGGAAATCAAACATGCAGAAAGTTGTTGCTCTCTCCTCCACTGAGGCAGAATATATGGATGCTACTGAGGCCATTACAGAAGCAATCTGGCTTAAAGGATTCACTACAAAGCTG TCTATAAAAGGGAAAGGTGCCTCACTTCATGAACTAAGTTCCAAGTTGAGAGTTCTGGAGAGAAAGAAAATTGAGAGTTGTCCAAGTTTTGTAAAATTTGAGTGTACTTTGAGTTGGTGCAAGACACCTTACTTGTAA